ATCTTTTGGTCACTTCAGTTCATTCCCTTTGGTTAATCATTTaagaacaagtattttttttccccatgtgtaaacctagctttttctggttttacacATGACTTGGGAGAATCAGCTTGGACATTCGGGGTCGTGAGTGCTGCAACCCTGAGACAGGGCCCCAGCAAGGCTGGTGGCTCTGGGCCAGGCCAGACTTCCTTGGAGCAGACGTTAGGGTGGAGGCCTCCCTGTCCcttcccacagctctgctgggagacTGTAATTTAACTGTGTGCTGCTAGATGAAAAAGATGCAGAAAGCCTATGCACCAAGTAAATTTAAATTCAAATAAGTGTGGGATACCAATTATTTGCAGCTTCAGAAAAGAGTAAGAACTAGGGACCTGAAaaggtctcctgctctggagctaCTACAGTTTCTAAATGAGCAGAAATGAAGAGTCTAAGTGCACCTAACAGGTACTAGGAGGGAAATATTGCACCACACAAAATTAAAATGCACGCTGCAAACCGAATTTCCTCACTGGCTGACAGAGATCAATCCAGGCAGGTACTGCCTGCAGGGAGCCCGAGGGTGCAGACATCTGTGTGCCGGAGCAGCTTTCCAGGGAACGGGGCCGGTGTCTCAACCCCAGGCAGCCGCGCCTGGAATGCGCTGTGTCCTGATAAGCTGCAGAACTAAAAGAGAGAGTTCAGCTCCCTGTAAGTTCTGCGCAGCTCCCAGAGGGGTTCAGCTGGTGGGGAGTTCCATGGTGTGTGGTTGGTGCCGTGACAGATGAGCCGTACCCATGCCACCATGCTGTGGGGTTACTGGGCACCCCGTCTGAGTCCTGCCCCaggcccccctccccggcagagccccccgccTCACCGAAGAGCAGGTTGAGCAGCACCTCCCTGACCGCCGAGCTCCCGCTCTGGCAGAGCCCGTAGCAGGTACCGAGCAGCCAGGGGATGCCGTGCCCCGAAACCTCGATGACCTTCATCaggggccgggcgctgccccaGGCCGAGCCCTCTCCGGCGCAGACTCCCAGGCGTTTGGAGGCCCAGAGGTCGACGGCGAGCAGGGAGCTGAGGGCGATGCCCAGGAAGGAGGGGTTCAGcttcatgcagtcctcctcgggcagcggggccgccgccgggccggccgctTCTCTGCGGCGCGACGGGCTCTCCGGGGCGCCGGGGCCGCGCTGGCTCACCAGGGACAGGAACTCcgggcggcccccgcgccgctcccgggtGCTGCGGGGGCTCGGCATGGCGGGGGCCGGTCACCGGGGcctgctccccgcaccccgcctccGGGGTCCAGGCCGCCCCGCTTCCGCTTCCGCCCTCCCCGTGACGCGCGCGGTTGCCATGGAGCCGGGACGCCCCGGATCGGGGCTGCGGCGCCCCCTTTCGGCGGGGAGgtcccacctcccccccccccccaccccaccgcgtACGGCAGCCGGCGAGGGCCGCAAGAGGCGCGGCGGCGCCGGCGCCTTCGCCctgccggtgccggtgcgggcGCCGGTGCGCGGTCGGCGATGCGGGGCgggcgggaagcggcggcggggggggggcgtagggggggccgggccgccccgccggccccgcgcctcgGCGTCGGCGGGTGACGGCGTCCCGGCGGCGATGGGGTGCCTGCAGAGCGTGGCCTGCAAGGCGCGGGTGCGCCGGGAGCAGATCGTGGTGTCGGACGTGTCGGCCACCATCGAGCCGGCGGCCACCGCCATCGAGGAGAGCTCGCCGGTGGTGCTGCGCTACCGCACGCCCTACTTCCGTGCCTCGGCCCGCGTCCTGATGCCACCCATCGCCCGGCGGCACACCTGGGTGGTGGGCTGGATCCAGGCCTGCAACCACATGGAGTTCTACAACACCTACAGCGACCTCGGCGTGTGAGCACTGGGACCGGCgacgggaccccccggccccgcggcgccggCGTCGTTGGCTGCGAGGGGTTCTCGGCACCGTGGCTGGTGTCGGGACGCCGGTGCGAGTGGAGGTGGTCGCTCGGCGGGGAGGGCAGTGGCCGCTGGCGGGCAGCTCCAGAGCCCGGCTGCGTCCCGGCGGGAGGTTTCCGCCAAAGCTCCCCACTCCTGGTTGCCACGCGGCGGTCGTCGCCTGTGGTGTTGCTCACGTGGTCGGTGGCCGAGATTCGGGCTGGGATTTCCCCTTTCCCCCCGGCCATATTGCAGGGGTTTTGTCGATCGTGGTGTTTAATCACACGTGGCTCCGTATGGGCGCCTGCGTTTAGAGGCTTAAAACGCGCCGTGAGGGACTCGGCGAAATAACCGAAGCCGCGTCTGTTCTCGAAGGGGGTTCCCGAGCGCTTGCCGCGGGCGGGGAGAGGGTCCCCGCACTGCTTGCCTCCCCGTCCCGCGCGGGGCGCTGCCGCCGTCTCCCCGCTAACCCGGCCTTTCTCTTCCCGTTGGCTAGGTCGAGCTGGGAGCTGCCCGACCTGCGAGAAGGACGAGTGAAAGCCATCAGCGATTCGGATGGTGTGAGCTACCCCTGGTATGGAAACACCACAGAAACCGTCACCCTGGTGGGGCCCACTAACAAGATCTCCAGGTTCTCAGTGAGCATGAATGACAATTTCTACCCCAGCGTGACGTGGGCTGTCCCTGTGAGCAACAGTAACGTGCCGCTGCTGACCAGGATTAAAAGGGACCAGAGCTTTACCACGTGGCTGGTGGCCATGAACACCACCACCAAGGAAAAAATCATCTTGCAGACTATAAAGTGGAGGATGCGAGTGGACATTGAGGTTGATCCCATGCAGCTGCTGGGGCAGCGGGCGCGGCTGGTGGGAAGGACTCAGCAGGAGCAGCCCCAGATCCTCAGCAGGATGGAGCCCATCCCACCAAACGCACTAGTGAAACCCAACGCCAACGATGCCCAAGTCCTCATGTGGAGACCCAAGCGTGGCCAGCCCATAGTCGTGATACCTCCCAAGTAGAGCGGCGCCGGTGGGCGCGCGcgaggagctgggtgctgtcgGCCTGCTGCAAACGAACGGGGTTTCTGAGCCAAAGCAGACCTCTTGGGTTCTCCTGCCCTCGTGGCTGTGGTTGGAAACGTGGCTTCTCCTTAGGAAGAGAGCCTGGCTGGCACGGGGGCTCGGAAGAGGGATCGCTGAGCTGGAGGATTTCCCAGGAAGCAGAATCGAGCACTTCTAGGGGCTTGCGGCTGGCAAAGCGGCTGCCTGACCTAAACGACTCGTCTTTCATTGCAGGGCGATGCAAGGAGCGTGAGCGCGATCGAGCCGTGCCTGTGGCAAACGCTGCTCTCCACCCGGCTGGAGGTAGAAGCGGAGACCGTGCCTGCCGGACGCGGAGGGCTCCTGCGGTGACCCTTGCTGCCGGGGTGCGGGCGTCCCCGGGGTGTCTGTACCTATGCATTTTGGATCGAGAATCGGACCCCCAGCCAGGGCGGGAGGGCCTGGGAGCCGAGCGGGAGCTGGCAGTGCCGGAGCTCGGCACCcgctgctgccagggaggggttTCCCGCAGCCGAGGGGGAGCGGGATGTTTTGCATGCGTCGGGGTGTGTTTGGAATAGTTGTGAGCGTACGCGATGCCATAGCTCTTTTCCGTCTTGGAGTGAGATCTGGGGGTGGGTCGGATAGCCTTTCGTCTTCAGGTGCACTAAATCTTTGCAGTTCCTcagcctccctgccccccccccccaaatcccaccgGCCCTTCTGTTGTGGAAGCAAAACCCGTTCTCAGCTGAGCGAGACGCTGGGAGCCCATTTACCCAGCCCAGGGCGAGCAGGTGCTCGCTGACCGTGGGGTGCCCAGACCGGCTTGGGGGTACCCCGGGACTCGCATGCTTCCACTGCAGACCCGAGTCCCTTGCGAGAAGTTGGGTGCTTGCTCGTTTTCCACGCGGGGACCCTCCTCAGCCACCCACAGAGCAGGGTAGCTACAGGCAGGGACGCTGACGGGGGGGACGGCATGCCTTGCGGTCACTccccgggctctgctggggtgggggtCTCTTCTCTGTGGGCCGGAGGCAGGGACGTGAGCGGAGGCTGCGCGGGGCAGGCCGGAGTTTGcctgggaaggaggaggcaagCGCTCTGCCTGGGCTCGGGGGATAACAGGGGTTTATTTGCCTTTCTCCTCGCCCCTCGCTGCCTGGGTCTGCTCGGTGGGACGGTGCCGGTGCCGCGACCTGCGGTTCCCGACATTTTCCCCTCGAGACGGAGCGGAGGCACGAGCCGCAGCTGCGCTGCCGATGCCCCAGCTGCCCCATTGCTCCTGGGCAGACGGTCACGGCTTTCCCCAGCTCCGGCCGCTGTCCCGGTGCGAGCCCTGCGGCTCCTCCGGCTCACGCCCCAGCCTTCTCCCCACGGGAGCCGTGTGCCGCCCTGGGGTGCGGGTGATTCCGGAGGGGAGGATCCCATCGCCCATCCTGCTGCCGGGAGAGCCTGCGGAGGGTCGCCGCGTTGGCGCGTCCATGCCAAGCCTTTCCTGCCATACCGGCAGCGCTGCCCTCGGCCTGGCCGTGGGGATGTCCCCACGGCGTGCCGGCACGTCCCTGCGGCATCGCTCCACGCCACGGCCGAGCTCCTGCAGAGCTTCAGCCACGGCTTGCGCTTGTCCAGAGCGGGATGTGCACCCCGGTCCCCGCCGGCGAAGGGGCTCACCAGGCATCCTAGACCAAAAATCCCTGTGAAACCCCCGTGCTACTTACTGTTCTCAGTAGCGTTTGCTGCTGATTcgattctttatttatttttcctgtgagagCGTTGCATTTTGATGTCTCGACGCACACTTTCCCGTGCCAGGGCCGGCAGTCTTGCTGCTCCGGCTCGGCCTCGGGGCGGGCTGGGAACCTGCTACTTTTGGTGCCTATGTCTGGGTTTCGCCGGGGGCTGCAGCCTTGCGGTGGGAAAGGTTTGGAGGGAGAGGGGGCTCTGAGCTGCggtttgctgtgttttctggagCAAAACTTCTCCTGGGAGCTTGCTGGCGTGGGAAGATGTCCCGCTCTTGTGAGACTCTGCCCGTGGTTTTGTCCTAGTACAGGGTTGACAGTGGTTGTTGCCGTCACCGATGTTTTGTTTCTCGAAAAGCGTGTGCGGAGAGGGGTTAGAAACTTCAAATACAATTTTCCTTAAagttttggggggaggaggaggggtcaGCACCTTTCGGTTTGAAGTAAGGCAGATGTATACTTTTGACCCAGCGGGACAGAAATGTCTGGCAGCATCAGAGCTAAAAAGCCAGCGGAAGAGGTTCCCCAACGGACAGGTAGCCCCGAGGTGGGCTTCTTGCTGGGAGAGGGTGCTGTGTCAGAGAGGCTGCTCGAGCCAGCTCCCCGGAGCctgcggggaagggctggggctgcGCTGCGGGGCTGCGTGCCGGCTACtggccctgggagctgctggctgggagagcagggacGCTGGCGCAGGGATGCCGCTGGATTCCTCGCTGTGTTTTGGGATGCGCTGGTCGGCTGGAGCGTCGGCAGTCGTCTGCCGCGACGCTGAGACAGCAGCCGCCGCTGTTTCTGTCTACACGTTGTCTGCAGCGTCCCTCGgggaggtgctgggtgctgcctggcGTTGGTGTCGGGCTCCGTGCCTGGCCGCAGCTGTGTGCCTGAGCTCCCAGCCCTGTCTCAGCCTGCGGGCAGGCTCTGCCGGAGCCCCAGGGCCGTGCCCGTGCTCACCGCCCCAGGCTTCTGCGCCCGCTCCTTCCCCGATGGCTGGATTTGATGCACTTGGTTCGACGTGTGGGTTTGTCTTTGTGGCATTTCcccattagaaaacaaaaaaagtgggTGAAAGTTGTTTGCGCAGAAAATCCGCAAACAAAGCTTGCGAAAATTTGCAGGCGTTGTGCATGTTCACGAACGTGCTGGGGCAGAGGCGCTGGGTGAGCGTCTGCGCGGGCTCGGCCGCGCTGGCCGCTCAgcccgggcgcggggctcgcAGTGCTCCAGCGAAGGGCAGGGAGGCGGCGGGTGACAGCGCCCATCTGCCAGCCCAGGTCTGGCTCCCGTTCCCACAGCTGTACCGACGGGGACCCCGAGCGGGAGCCCCAGCTGCAGAGCCCACGCCAGGGACGAGCACCCGGACCCCCAGGCTCAGCCGCGCAACCGCCCCGCGGGGTGCCTTCCCTGCGCCCCCCCCCCTTTGCACCAGCACCCTGTTATCTCAGGGAGGGGCAGGTCATGGAGATGCCCACCCGCACGCTCCCCTTGCCCTGGGCCTCGGGGTGCCCCTTCCCCTCCATGCCCAGGTCActtatttatttatctgtatctatctatttatttatttaaggttTAAGTTATTTATTGGTATTTATTGATGGCTGGAAGTCGGGGGGGTCGTTTCTGCTGTGCGGTGGGGGCAGCTGGGCTCCCCCCCGCTCAGCCCCCTGAGTtttggggtgctgctgcctgttcgggagcgctgctggggagggatgcTGGCGGGCCCCCGCGCTCCCGTCCCCTttggagccggggaggggggagaaaggaaggggaaTCACGTCGGTGCCTGCAGGGAGGACACCCCGTGCCTGTCCCCTTCCCGCAGAAGCGCGAAGcccccgtgccccctccccaggctctgtgcccccTCCTGTGCCCGTCCGTATTTATTGGCCTGGCCTCCCGGCATTTCTCTGTACGGCTCCCGCTGGCTTCGCTGTTGCCAATTCCCGGAGATGGTGAGAAGAGCCAGGACGGGTGGGTGTCGCTGTGGAGAAAAGACCACACCAGGTATTCTGCTGCCGCGTGGGGAAAATcggaaggaggagaagagaaagctggttttgcagaGTGCCTTAAACACAAATGACTTTACCAAGCAGGGGGGCTTGGACTTCTGTCTCTGGATGTTATTACCAACTCGAACAAATGTTGCATTTCACTTCTCTGGGATTAAAAGAAAAGCACTGGAGCTGTACTGGAACCAAACCCTGTGTTTGCTTGTGTCCGTCTGGGTTGCACGGCGGtgcaggggagcaggcaggaatCCATGGGCTCTCGGCCGTCAGCCCCTGCCTGGCTCAGCGGTGGGACCAGCTTTAAGCCCCTGGGTCTGGCGGTGGGACTCAGTCCCCCTTGTACTGACTCGCAGGTGGCTTCTCCAGCATCCCAGAGTGGTTGTGCCCCTTCCCTGGGGGTGCTCAGAGCAGCCTGTTTGCACAAAGCTTGCCGTGCGGCTGTGCAGTTGGTTGGAAAGCTCTGGCAAGGGGGGTGGGCAGCCCTGTTTCCCTTAGGAAACTGGATCAAGGCGAGGGCTGGGTGCCGAGGTACAGGCAAGGAACCCAGGAGCTCTTGCAGCCCGGCCCTAGGGAAGATGCTTTCTTCTGCCCTACGCTTGATAAGGCTGAAAAACTAGACAGAAAAGGGGTATTTCCCCTTTGAACTGGCAGATCCCCCTCCCACTTCTTGCAGAGTGAAAGACGGGGGCAAAAGTCAATCCAGAGATGAGGTGATTTTGTTTTCTAGTAAGAATAATACATGGGGATAATGCAGAATTTCGTAACAAAAGGTTCATTTAAAAGTCATCTGgggaaaaacacaaaatattcaCTGTATAGTTCCTGGGGGCAATTAAGTATTAATATAAACCCTTTGTTTTGGTAATGAAAGAGGGAGTTCTCCGAAACGCAGCCATGTTTGGGGAAGGATGTCCTCAGCGGGGTGGCCTGGCCTGCAGGCTGGGGTGAAGGACAGCGATGGTGCTGGGAGAAACCAGCGACTCTGGACGGTGTGCGAGCACTGACGGGCCGCGTCCCAGGCGGGTGCGGGTGCTGCCCCAGGATCGTGGCCTGCGGGATGCTGGAGGGTAGCTCATCGCTTCCAGTGTGTTCCTCTGAGACTATGCCCTGGGCCAACCTGCGTTTGCGCAGTGCCTGGTTTACAGAGCAAG
This sequence is a window from Opisthocomus hoazin isolate bOpiHoa1 chromosome 6, bOpiHoa1.hap1, whole genome shotgun sequence. Protein-coding genes within it:
- the PLPP6 gene encoding polyisoprenoid diphosphate/phosphate phosphohydrolase PLPP6, which encodes MPSPRSTRERRGGRPEFLSLVSQRGPGAPESPSRRREAAGPAAAPLPEEDCMKLNPSFLGIALSSLLAVDLWASKRLGVCAGEGSAWGSARPLMKVIEVSGHGIPWLLGTCYGLCQSGSSAVREVLLNLLFALLLDLVLVAVVKGLVKRRRPTHNKMDMFVTISVDKYSFPSGHATRAALVCRFVLHHLVLAVPLRVLVVLWALIVGVSRVMLGRHNVTDVLFGLLLGYALYSVVEYCWLSPLSAPALFALWSH
- the FAM78B gene encoding protein FAM78B isoform X2 encodes the protein MNDNFYPSVTWAVPVSNSNVPLLTRIKRDQSFTTWLVAMNTTTKEKIILQTIKWRMRVDIEVDPMQLLGQRARLVGRTQQEQPQILSRMEPIPPNALVKPNANDAQVLMWRPKRGQPIVVIPPK
- the FAM78B gene encoding protein FAM78B isoform X1 codes for the protein MGCLQSVACKARVRREQIVVSDVSATIEPAATAIEESSPVVLRYRTPYFRASARVLMPPIARRHTWVVGWIQACNHMEFYNTYSDLGVSSWELPDLREGRVKAISDSDGVSYPWYGNTTETVTLVGPTNKISRFSVSMNDNFYPSVTWAVPVSNSNVPLLTRIKRDQSFTTWLVAMNTTTKEKIILQTIKWRMRVDIEVDPMQLLGQRARLVGRTQQEQPQILSRMEPIPPNALVKPNANDAQVLMWRPKRGQPIVVIPPK